DNA from Xanthomonas hyacinthi:
CGCGTTCGGCCGCCGGCATCTGCCGACACGCTGTCCCACAGCCGACACGCAACCGCCCCGAAACGTTCACAAAACCGTTGCATGGTGGCGAGCGGGCCGCCTGGGCCGTGTGCTGGCTGTCACCCACCACGCGGCAGGTCCCGACGCCTCCCCCCATTTTATCCTGGTGAATTCCGATGACCCCCACCTCCCGATCCTTGCGCCTGCATGCGCTGGTGCTCGCCGTCGCGTCCGCGCTGCCGGCCTTCGCCGCGCTGGCCGAGACCGCGCCGGCCGACGCCGCTGCCACGTCCACCGCCGGCAGCGGCGACGCGACCATGCTCGATGCGATCACCGTGGTGTCCACCGGCACCACCCGCCAGGTGCAGCGCATCACCCGCGAGGACATCGGCACCGCCGCGCCCGGCACCAGCGCGCTGAAGGTGCTGGACAAGCTGCCCGGCGTGCAGTTCCAGTCGGCCGATGCGTGGGGCGCGTACGAATGGTCGACCGCGATCAGCCTGCACGGCTTCGACCAGAGCCGCCTCGGCTTCACCCTGGACGGCGTGCCGCTGGGCACCATGAGCTACGGCGTCAGCGACGGCCTGCAGGTGACCCGCGCGATCATCTCCGAGAACGTCGGCTCGGTGGAGCTGTCACAGGGCGCCGGCGCGCTGGGCACCGCCTCGAGCAGCAACCTCGGCGGCACCGTGCGCTACTACTCCGACGATCCGGACGCCACGCCGGGCATCCGCTTCAGCCAGACCTTCGGTTCCGATTCCACCCGCCGCACCTACCTGCGCGGCGACACCGGCGACATCGACGGCTTCTCGATGTACACCTCGCTGGTGCACGGCGAGACGGACAAGTGGAAAGGCTACGGCAACAACGAGTACAACCAGGCCAACGTCAAGGCGCTGTACCAGTGGGGCGACGGCAACCGGGTCAGCCTGTTCCTGGACAGCTCCAAGCGCAAGGAATACGACATCATGGACCTGTCGCTGACCTCGCAGAAAGCGCTGGGCTGGGACTGGGATTACCTGATGCCGGACTGGAACAGCGCGGTGCAGATCGCCAACGCGCTCAACGGCAACGGCAGCTACCCGGCCTCCTTGAACGGCCTGCCCGCCGACTACGGCAAGGCCGATGCCTCCTACTACTCCGGCGCCGGCCTGCGCGACGACAACCTGGCCGCGCTCAGCGGCGCGTTCAACCTCGGCGGCACGGCCACGCTGAACCTGACCGGCTACTACCACGACAACAACGGCGAAGGCCAATGGACCACGCCGTACGTGGCGTCCTCGGCCACGGTGCCGCTGTCGATGCGCACCACCGACTACCGCCTCAACCGGCATGGCATCACCGCGTCGCTGAACTTCACCGTCGCCGGCAACGAGATCGAGATCGGCGGCTGGTACCAGAACGCCAAGACCGTGCAGGAGCGCAACTACTTCCTGCTCGATGGCCCGTTCACCGATCTGCACTACTTCAACAAGTCCGGCACCTTGTTCGCGCGCCAGTTCGACCAGCACTACGACACCGACACGCGCATGTTCTATGCGCAGGACACGCTGCGCCTGCTCGACGAACGCCTGACCGTGAACTTCGGCGCCAAGAAGCTGCAGGTGGACACCACCGCGCAGTCGCTGGTACCGACCACCTCCAACGCGGCCGGCGAGATCAAGGCCGATTCGGATCTGCTGCCGCAGCTGGGCGTGAACTACAAGCTCGACGCGCACCAGGAAATCTACGCGTCCTACAACAAGAACATGGCCGGCTTCGGCTTCACCCCGTTCCAGGAATCGCAGGCGGCGTTCGACGCGATCAAGCACTCGCTGGAGCCGGAGACCGCGCAGACCTACGAACTGGGTTATCGCGTGCGCGGCGACGGCATCGAGGCCTCGCTGGCGCTGTACCACACCACCTTCGACGACCGCCTGCTGGTGACCTCGCCGTGCAGCGCAATCCAGACCTGCTCGGCCACGCTCAACAACGTCGGCTCGGTGCGCAGCCAGGGCGCCGATCTGGCGGTGATGTGGCGCCCGATCGCGCAGCTGCGCTGGCTCAACTCGCTGTCCTACGACGACTCCACCTACCAGGACGACTACCTCAACGGCGGCGTGGTGGCCACGTCCGGCAAGCGCGTGGTCGGCATCCCGGAGTGGATGTTCTCCAGTAGCCTGGCCTATGAGAACGCCGGCTGGCACGCCGCGCTGGACGGCAAGTACACCGGCCGCCGCTACATCAGCTACCTCAACGACTCGTCGGTGCCGAGCTACTGGCGCTTCGACCTGAGCGCGGGCTACGACTTCGGCGAAGTCGGCATGTTCCAGAACCTGGGCCTGAGCGCGAACGTGACCAACCTGTTCGACAAGCGCTACTTCGCCACCGTCGGCACCAACGGCTATGTGGTCTCCGATCCGAACGGCTACAACCAGACGCTGATGGCCGGCGCGCCGCGGCAGTTCTTCGTCACCTTCAGCGGCAAGTTCTGAATTGACGCAGCGCCAGGGAAGGCGATGGCGCCGTCGTTTGCGAAAGCAGCGGCGGCGCCTTGCGTTTGAGCGGTGAAAAAACCGTACGAATGAAGCCGCCATCTGGCGGCTTTTCCGATTGTGCGTGGTGCCGTTGGAGGTCGCGCCGACAGCGACATCGGTCGCGGCTGAAGCCGCGACACACGGCCTGGATGCCACATTTATTGAATAAACCGACAGCTAACCGGCGACAGCGCGGCCGATCGCCGGATCGCTCATGCTTGGACGGCCGGTCTCGACATGCCCGGCCAGGCGCCGCCGCCACTGCGGCATCGCCTCGCTCGCAATTTCAAGGTCGTACCAGTGGTACTGCGTCTGCAAGTCAAAGCGCAGCAACTTGCGCTCGCCGGCGGCCAGCGCATGCATCTGCTCCGCCCCGCCGCGATAGCCATCGCGAATGCGCAGCCGGCATGCCTGCGCACCGGCATTGCGCAGCTCCAGCAGCAGGCATTGGCTGGCCGCGTCGTAGTCGGCATCGGCCTGCAGCCCCACGTCGACCACGCCATCGCCATGGAACTCGCGCAGGAAACCGTTGGGGCCATGCACGCGCAACGCGTAGCCGGGATCGGCCGCAGCGCCGCGCCAGGCGCGCGCATCGTGCAATTCGCTGCCCGCCGCCAGCGTGTAGAACCACGGCCCGGCGCTGCCGCCATCGGCATAGGCGTTCAGCGCGACGCCGACGGTGCTGCGGTTGAGCATCCGCAACGTCGGTTGCTGCGGCCCCGTCTGCAAGCGCACGTCGAAATCGTAAGGCAGCGCGCGCGCCGGGCGCTGGCCCGGCTCCTGCGCCGGCAAGGCCTGCTGCGCGGGCCGCTGCGGCGCCGGCAAGGCCGCGGTCGCGTCGACGCGGGCGATGAAGTCGCGCGTGTCCGGCAAGGCGACGCGGGCGTCGTCGTGCCCGGCGAAATCCAGCGCCGAGGTCAGGTCGCCGGCGATCGCGCGGCGCCATGGGCTGATGTTGGGTTCGGCGACGCCGAAGCGGCGCTCCAGGAACCGGAGCACCGAGGTGTGGTCGAACACCTGCGAATCGACCCAGCCGCCGCGGCTCCACGGCGACACCACCAGCATCGGCACGCGCGGACCGAGCCCGACCGGGACGCCGTGGTAGTCCTCGCCGCGCACATCGACATTGCTGGCACCCATGGCCGGATCGGTCGCCGGCAGCGCCGGCGGCACGTGGTCGAAGAAGCCGTCGTTCTCGTCGTAGTTGATCAGCAACACGGTCTTGGACCACACCCCCGGCGAGGCCGCCAGCACCTCCAGCAGGCGTGCGCTCAGCGATTCGCCGTAGGCCGGGGTGGCCTCGGGGTGCTCGCTGAGCAGGTACGGCGCCACGATCCACGACACCTGCGGCAAGCTGCCGCTGCGCACGTCGCGCTCGAAGGCGGCGACCAGATGCTCGCCGCGCGAGGCCTTGGCGTTGTCGGCGGTGGAACCCGGCACGATCGCGCGGCCGCGCCGGTACAAGGGAGAGGCGCGGTCGAGATTGCGGAAATTGGCGAAGTACGGATGGCTGTTGTCACCGTAGTTGTCGAATTCCTGGTACACCTGCCAACTGACGCCGGCCTGCTGCAGGCGCTCGGAATAGGTGGTCCACGCGTAGCCGGGAAACTTCGCGTTGTCGCGCGCCATGTCGGCGGTCCAGTTGCCATCGTCGCGGTTGTTCACCGCCTGCTCGCCGTCGTTGCCGACGCTCAGGCCGCTGGTGCCGGTGAACATGTACATGCGGTTGGGATTGGTCGGGCCGAACAGCGAGGCGTGGTAGCCGTCGCAAATGGTGAAGGCGTCGGCCAGCGCGTAGTAGAACGGCAGGTCCTCGCGCTGGAAGTGGCCCATGCTCATCGCGCTCTTCTGCGCGATCCAGGCGTCGTGGTGCTTCCAGATTTCGTGCGAGCCCTTCCAGTCGTGGTTGAGGTCCTGCATCCACTGCGCGCTGCTGGTCTGGCTGTTGAGGCGGAACGGCAGCACGTGGCGATCGCCGGCACCGGCTTCGGGCTGGTACCAGACCGGGCGGCCGCCGGGCAGGCGCAGCGGCCGCGGGTCGCCGAAGCCGCGCACGCCGCGCAGGCAGCCGAAGTAGTGGTCGAACGAGCGGTTCTCCTGCATCAGGATCACCACGTGCTGCACGTCCTGCACGGTGCCGGTGACCCGCGCCGGCGGCACCGCCAGCGCACTGCGGATCGCCCCGGGCAGCAGCGGCATGACCGCCCCGGCGCCGAGGGCCAGGGACGCACGGGCGAGGAAACGGCGACGACTGTGTTCGACCACGGAGGGACTACCGGCGACGAGCCTGGGCTCACTAATCGCTCAGCGTAGATGGCGCCGATGAAGCGGCGTTGACAAGGCGAGGCGCAAGCGCTGGCGCATGCGCGCGACCGCACCGATGGCCGCCCACTGCACGCCGTGCTCGCCCTGATGTTCCAGCACCGGCCGCACGCCCCGCTCCCGTACCTCGGGGAAAACGTCGGGGTGCGAGCGTAGCCTCGCGCACCCAAACTCCGCGAGGCGCTTCGCCCCGGACCCTCACCCCAACCCCTCTCCCGGAGGAAGAGGGGCGAAGGCACGCCGCGGCTGTTCCCTTCTCCCATCGGGAGAAGGTGGCGCGTAGCGCCGGATGAGGGCAGGTCACGCCAGGGAATGCCCACTCGGTAGCGATGCAGGCCGTCGCTTCCGGCGCTCGGTCCGCGATTACCAGCAGTTGGCGTACCCTTGGTGCGACTGCATTGCGCCGTGCTCGCCGGCCAATTCGCGAAGAAGCGCCGTGCGCTTACGCTCGGCATTCGAGCGCAAGCGCGAGCGCATGGCCAGCGCCGATGGCACCGTTGCCCCATGGTTGTCGCCACCGGTCTGCTGCGCCGCCACGGCCCGGGGCTGAACATCCGGGCTCATGTGCAAGCCCGGTCTCTGCCCGCCTGCTTGGCCCGGTAGAGCGCGGCGTCCGCCTTATCGACCAGGTCCGTCACCGTCCATTGCTGATTTCCCATGTCCGCGCAGGCGATACCGATGCTCACGGTCACCCGCGCATCGGTCGGGCTGGATGCGTGCGGCAGCGCCAGTTCGCGCACGGCCGAGCGAACCTGCTGGGCCACCCGCTCCGCGCCCTTCTCATCGGTGAACGGCAGGATGATGGCGAATTCCTCGCCGCCGTACCTGGCGGCCACGTCGTTCAGCCGCAAGGCGCAGGAGGCCATGGCCTGTCCCACTTGGCGCAGGCAGGCATCGCCATTCACGTGTCCATAGGTGTCGTTGTAGAGCTTGAAATGGTCGACGTCGATCATCAGCAGCGAGACCGGAGAATGGGTGACCTGCCTCTGTTGCAGCGCGCGCTGCAGCTTGTAGTCGAAGCCTCGTCGGTTGTAGATGCCGATGAGCGGGTCGATCCACGCCTCGGTGCTCAGCTTGGCTTCGCTCGTGTGGACTCGTCGCAGCTGCAGGTGCAGCCAGATGCCCAGGCCCACGAACAGCGCGCATCCGGCAATGGTGATAAGCGAGCGCTGCAGGGCCATTTTCCGCCATGACGCCAGTACTTCGTTGGAGGGCATGCTGACCAAGAGCGACATTGGAAATGGCCGGACCGGGGCGAATCCGGCAACCCATTCCTCCCCGTCGATGGGCGAACGGTAGATGGCCCAGCCTCGGTGCAGCTCCCGCATCGTGCGGTGGATCTGGCTGCCGGCGATGCTGGCGCCTTTCAGGTATTGGTCGCCGAGGCGGAAGGGCACGACATCGCCATCGTCGTAGATGATGGCGATCGAGCCGCTACGTCCGACATCGAACGTGTTACCGAGATCTTGCAAATACTCGAGCCGGATGCTGGCCAGCGCAACGCCGCCGAAGGAGCCGTCGGCGTTGTCGACGCGCCGGCTCAACGTTATGGTCCAGGAACCGTCGGAATGGCTCGGGCGGCCTATGAATGCTAGGCCGTCGCTGTACTTTTTGTGGTGCTCGAAATGGGCTTGATCGGCATTGTTGCCGCGCTGAGAACCTCTTGGCGGGGAGGAATTCACCCATTGCCCGCTCGCATCGCAGACCGCGACGGTGTGCAGTCGGTCCGAGAGATTGGCCGCGTCCACCAGGACCTCGTGCAACGTTTTCGGTTTGCGACCCGCTCCGGTCTCGACCCGGGCAACGACTCCCGAGAGCACGGCGTCGGCAATGACGAGCGAGTCGCTGGTGTGCTGGGCGAGCGAACTGGCCAGATTCAGCGAGCTAGCCTGCGCGGTTCGCAACGTTGCGCTCCTGGCGTCGCGAAGCGAGGAATACTCCGATGCGGCCAGCATCGCCCACGCTGCCGTGATAAACACGTTCAGCGCCACTCGCTGGACCAGGTTCCTCCGCTGTGTTGTGCCTTTTGACATGCCCGCCTCCGCTCTGCAGCTCGATCAGGCCAGATATGCAATCTATGTGCCCCAACCCGGCCGGCCCTGACCCTGTCGCGCATTCATCAGGAAGCCGGGCATGCCCTGCGGCTGCAAAGATCGGAACGTCCGCGGCGCGTCCAGGCATCTGGCCATGGTGATCGCCGGTACCGGGCTGGCCGGTACGGTCAGGTCGTGGAGCACCGCCTCGACAGCCCTGTCATCGGCTCGCCGGCGCACCGTTCGCAAGCCTGGAACCTAGGCTCGCGCGCCAGGCCGTCGGTAATTGGCCGTACGGCACCGTGCTACGCCAGGCGGCAGTGCGCGAGGCGGCAGCGGCCAGCGGCTGCAGATGATGTGATGGTAGGCGCGGCGATTGCGGCACCTTGCGCACGATCAGCGCCAGCGAATACCTGTTGGCGCCGCCGGGTGGACTCGCGGCTACGTCGCCTTCGCTACTAGGGCGTGTCGGCAGACTGCTCTTCCAGGATCGGTCCAGCCAGTGCGAAGGCGTGGTTGGCCGCCGGTACGCCGCAGTAGATCGCCGCCTGCAGCAGCACTTCCTTGATCTCGTCCGCAGTCACGCCGTTGTTGCGCGCGGCGCGCACGTGCAGCTTGAATTCCTCGTCGTGGCCGAGCGCGACCATCATCGCCAGGGTCAGCAGCGAGCGCGTGTGCCGCGGCAGGCCGTCGCGGGTCCACACCGTGCCCCAGGCGGTGCGGGTGATGAACTCCTGGAACTCGCTGGTGAAATCGGTGCGCGCGGCCAGCGAGCGCTCCACGTGCGCCTCGCCGAGCACGGCTTTGCGGACCTGCAGTCCGGCGTCGTAGCGTTGTTTCTCGTCCATGGGGGGTTCCGTTGTGAGATGGGGAGGATGCGGCGCCGGATCGCCCGAATGCGGCGTTCCCGGCAGCCTGCGCAGCGGCGCAGGCGCCGTTCTAGGGATGCTGGAGAAACTCGCGCAAGTGTTGGTTGAATGCCGGCGCAGACTCCACGTTGCAGATATGGCGGCCAGGTACCTGCGCGTAGCGGCCGTGCTGTACCGCCTCGGCGATGGCGCGCAGGTCCTGCGGCGGGCACACCGGATCGTCGTCGCCGGCGATCGCCAGCAGCGGCACCGCCAGCGCACCGAGCCGGTCGCGGAAATCGGCGGTGGCCACGGCGTGGCAGCATGCCGCGTAGCCTTCGGGCGAGGTGGCGAGGAAGCTGGCGATGATGCTGTCCAGCCGCTGCGGATGCAGCGCGGCGAAGGCCGCGGTGAACCAGCGCTCGCGCGTGGCCGCCGCCAGCGCGGCCAGGCCCTCGGCCTGCACCTGCGCGATGCGCGCGCGCCAGCTGTCCTCGCTACCGATCTTCTGCGCGGTCGCACTGACCACCAGCCGCTGCAGCCGCGCGCCGGCGTGCAGGCCCAGCCACTGCCCGGTCAGGCCACCGATGGACAGCCCGCAGAAATGGCTGCGTTCGATCCGCAGCGCATCCCACAACGCCAGCACGTCGCCGCCGAGGTCGTCCACGCGGTACGCGCCGGCCGGCACGCCGGACGCGCCATGCCCGCGGCGGTCGTAGCGCAGCAGGCGGAAGTGCGGCGCCAGCGCGTCGATCTGCGCGTCCCACATGTGCAGGTCGGTGCCGAGCGAGTTGCAGAAGGTCAGCCACGGCTTGCCTTCGCTGCCGTCGAGACGGTAGTGCAGGCGATGGCTGGGCAGGTCGAGGAAAGGCATGGCGGCTCCGCGGGATTCAGGGAAACAGGCTCAACCGTTGGCGAGCACGCGATCGATCCAGGCATCGGCCATGCCGCGCCAGCTGTCGGCGGCGAACAAGGCTCGCAGCCGGTCGCCGTCCAGCACCGCGCTCACCCGCGCGTCGGCAGCCAGCACCTCGCGCAGGTGCAGCCCCTGCTGCAGCGCGTGGCGGGCCGATTCCTCCACCAATGCGTGCGCGGCCGCCTTGCCCAGGGTCGCAGCAAGCGCGACCGACACCGCCTCGGCGTAGAGCAGGCCGCCGTGGCTGTCCAGGTGCGTGCGCATGCGCGCGCGGTCCAGCTCCAGGCCGTCGATCACGCTGCGCATCTGCGCCAGGCTACCGGCGCTCAGGCGCACGATCTCCGGCACGGTCTCCCACTCCGCATGCCACTGCCCGGCGGCGCGTTCGTGCGGCTGCGGCAGCGCCGCGTACAGCGTGGACACCAGGCCGGGCACGCGCGTGGCCGCGGCGATGGCGGCCACGCAGCCCACCGGGTTGCGCTTGTGCGGCATCGCCGAGGAGCCGCCCTTGCCGGCCGCGGCCGGTTCGAAGGCCTCGGCCACTTCCGACTGCATCAGCAGCACGATGTCGGTGGCGATCTTGCCCAGGGTCCCGGCCAGCAGCGCGAACGCGCTGCCGACCTCGACGATGCGGTCGCGCGCGGCATGCCAGGGCAGCGCCGGCAGCGGCAGCCGCAACGCCTGCGCCAGCGCCTGCGCCACGTCCAGGCCCTGCGTCTGCAACGAGGCCAGGGTACCGGCGGCGCCGCCGAACTGCAGCACCAGCGCGTCCTCGCGCAGCGCCTGCAGCCGGCGCTGCGCGCGTTGCAGCGCATCCAGCCAGCCGGCCGCCTTGAGTCCGAAGGTCACCGGCACCGCCTGCTGCAGCAAGGTACGCCCGGGCAGGCCGGTATCGCGTTCGCGCTGGGCGAGCGCGCGCAAGGCATCGCACAGCGCGGCCAGCTTCGGCTGCAGCACGTCCAGCGCGGCGCGCAGCTGCAGCACGCTGCCGCTGTCGATCACGTCCTGGCTGGTGGCGCCCCAATGCACCCAGCGCGCGGCGTCCACGTCGGCCGCCTCGACCCGCGCGGTCAATGCCTTGACCAGCGGGATGGCCGGGTTGCCGGCCAGCGCGGTGGCCTGGCCGAGCGCGCCCAGGTCGTACTGCCGCGCCTGGCAGGCGGCCTGGATCGGCGCGACCGCCGCCTCCGGGATCACCCCGCAGCGCGCCTCGGCCTGCGCCAGCGCGGCCTCGACATCGAGCATGCCCTGCACGCGCGCGGCGTCGTCGAACAGCGCATCGATGTCGGGGTCGCCGAACAGGGGGCTGAGCAGGGAAAGGCTGGAACTCATGGGTGACGTCTCTGCGGGTCGTGCCGGCGCATCGGGCCGGCCAAGGGTAGCGCCAACGCGATGACGGGATGCGGTGGATAGCGCCGAACGGGGGACATCGCCCGGCTGCCGCGGCCGCATGTGGGAGCGACTTCAGTCGCGACGGGCCTTACCGGTAGAGCCCGTCGCGACTGAAGTCGCTCCCACACGACCGCCAGCGCTCAATAGCTGAAGAACACCGTCTCCTGCTCGCCCTGCATGCGCACGTCCCAGGCGTAGTGTCCCGGCGCGGTGCGCTGGGCCAGCAGCGTGTCGCGCCGTTGCGGCGGCACCAGCGCCAGGATCGGGTCCTCGCCGTTGCCGGCGGCGTCGGCGAAGTACAGCCGCGTGGACGCGGCGCGCAGCAGCCCGCGCATGAACACCAGCACCACGAGATGCGGCGCCTGCGGCGCGCCTTTGGGACCGGCCACCACACCAGGCTTGATGGTGGTGAAGGAGAAACGGCCATGCGCGTCGGTCGGCACGCGGCCCCAACCGTGGAAGGCCGGATCGTGATCGTCGTGGCGCGGATCGTCGCGATGCGCGTAGATGCCGGCGGCGTCGGCCTGCCAGATCTCCAGCACCGCATCGGCGACCGGCACGCCGGCGCCATCGAACACCGTGCCGCTCACCTGCACGCGCGCGCCGCGCGCCGCGGCCGGTGCGATCTCGGTGCGGTACAGCGACTCCAGGCCCAGGCGGTAGTACGGGCCGACGGTTTGCGAAGGGGTTGCCTGAAAACTCATGATGTCACTCCCAGACGGTCTGCTTGCGGCCGCGCAGCACGATGTCGAAGCGGTAGGCCAACGCGTATTCGTTCATCGCGTTCTCCCAGTCGAACGCTGACACCATCCGCGCCTTGGCCTTGGCGTCGTCCACGCAGTTGAAGATCGGGTCGAAGGCCAGCAGCGGGTCGCCGGGGAAGTACATCTGCGTGACCAGGCGCTGGCCGATGCCCCCGCCGTGCAGCGAGAAGTGGATGTGCGCCGGACGCCAGGCGTTGTAATGGTTGCGCCACGGGTAGGCGCCGGGCTTGATGGTCTTGAAACGGTAGCGGCCGTGCGCATCGGTCAGCACCTGGCCGGTGCCGGTGAAGTTGGGGTCCAGCGGCGCGTCGTGCTGGTCGCCCTGGTGCAGGTAGCGCCCGGCGGCGTTGCACTGCCACACCTCGACCACGCTGTCGCGCACCGGCTGGCCGTTCTCGTCGAGCACGCGGCCGGAGACGATGATGCGCTCGCCCAGCGGTTCGCCGGAAAAACCGGCGGTGAGGTCGGCGGCATGCGCGCCCAGGGTGATGCGGTCCAACGTCGGACCGGTGACTTCCGACAGCGTCGCCGGGATCGCGATCGGGTCGCGGCTGGGGCCGCGGCGCACGGTCGAGGCGTAGGCTGGATGAATGTACGGCGGCTGCGTGCCCGGATACGGCTTGCGATAGCCGAGCAGTGCCTGGTTGGTGGAATCGCTCATCTTGCTTCTCCCGGTGGCTCCGCACGGGAGCCTGTTTCGTCTGCGGTTGCCTGCGCTTGGCAGGAACGTCCGCGGCCGCGAGGGCGCTGCCCGCCACACTCGCGGCCGAAGCCGCCCCTACAGTAGTATTCGCTCAGACCCGCTCGATCGCCAGCGCCACACCCTGGCCGACGCCGATGCACATGGTCGCCAGGCCGCGACGGCCGCCGCCGGCCTCCAGCTGGCGCAGCAGGGTCAGCGCCAGCCGCGCGCCGCTCATGCCCAGCGGATGGCCGAGCGCGATCGCGCCGCCGTTGGCGTTGACGTGCGCGGCATCGTCGGCCAGGCCGAGTTCGCGCAGGCAGGCCAGCCCTTGCGCGGCAAAGGCCTCGTTGAGTTCGATCGCATCGAAGTCCTCGATCTTCACGCCGAGCCGCGCCATCAGCTTGCGTGTGGCCGGCACCGGACCGATACCCATGTAGGCCGGCTCCACGCCGGCCGCGGCGAAGCCGAGCACGCGCGCACGCGGGCTCAGGCCCAGCGCCTGCACCTGCGCGGCCGAGGCCAGCAGCAATGCGGCGGCGCCGTCGTTGATGCCCGAGGCGTTGCCGGCGGTGACCGTGCCCGGCTGGCGGAAGATCGGCTTGAGCCTGGCCAGCGCCTCCGCCGTGGTGTCCGCGCGCGGATGCTCGTCGCGCGCGACCTCGATGGTCTCGCCGCGCTTGCCGCCGGGCACCGTCACCGGCACGATCTCGCCGTCGAAGAAGCCGCACCGCTGCGCGGCGGCGGTGCGCTGCTGGCTGCGCAGCGCGAACGCATCCTGGTCCTCGCGCGACACGCCGTAGCGCGCGGCGACGTTCTCGGCGGTCTCGCCCATCGACTCCACGCCATACAAGCGTTTCATCTCGGGATTGACGAAGCGCCAGCCCATCGTGGTGTCCTCGAGGCGCTGCTCGCGCACGAACGGCGTGGCCGCCTTGCCCATCACATAGGGCGCCCGCGACATCGACTCCACGCCGCCGGCGATCGCCAGTCCCAGCTCGCCGGCGCGGATACCGCGCGCGACGGTGCCGACCGCGTCCAGCCCGGAACCGCACAGGCGGTTGATGGTGCTGCCGGGCACGCCGAACGGCAGCCCGGCCAGCAGCAGGCTCATGCGCGCGACGTTGCGATTGTCCTCGCCGGCCTGGTTGGCGCAGCCCAGATAGACGTCCTCGAGCAGCGCCGGGTCCAGTTGCGGATGCCGCGCCAGCAGCGCCTTGATCGGCAGCGCGCCGAGGTCGTCGGCACGCACGCCGGCCAACGCGCCGCCGTAGCGGCCGATCGGGGTGCGGATGCCGTCGATGATGAACACATCGGTCATTGCGCCGTCTCCATCGCCAGTTGCAGTCCGGTCAGGCGTTGCAGCTCGTCCAGCGACACGCCGTCGATCAGCTCGATGACCGAGGCGCCGTCCTTGCCGAGCGCGAACACGCCCAGGTCGGTGTAGACGCGCGAGACGCAGCGCAGGCCGGTCAGCGGGTAGTCGCATTCGGCGACCAGCTTGCTGTCGCCACTTTTGGTCAGCAGGTCCATCATCACGAACACGTCCTTGGCGCCGATCGCCAGGTCCATCGCGCCGCCGACCGCGGGGATCGCGTCGGGCGCGCCGGTGCTCCAGTTGGCCAGGTCGCCATGCACCGAGACCTGGAACGCGCCGAGCACACACACGTCGAGCCGGCCGCTGCGCATCATCGCGAACGAGTCGGCATGGTGGAAGTAGCAGCCGCCGGTCAGCAGCGTCACCGGCTGTTTGCCGGCGTTGATCAGGTCGGGGTCCTCCTCGCCGGGCGCTGGCGCCGGGCCCATGCCGAGCACGCCGTTCTCCGAATGCAGGAAGATCTCCTTGTCGGCCGGCAGGAAGTTGGCGACCAGGGTCGGCAAGCCGATGCCGAGGTTGACGTAGGCACCCTCGACGATGTCGCGCGCCACGCGCGCGGCGATCTGTTCGCGGCTCAGGCGGTTCATGCGCTCTCTCCGGCGGCGACCACGCGTTGCACGAAGATGCCCGGGGTGACCACCGCTTCCGGATCCAGTTCGCCCAGCGCCACCACCTCGCCGACCTGCGCGATCGTGCAGTCGGCGGCCATCGCCATCAGCGGGCCGAAGTTGCGTGCGGTCTTGCGGTACACCAGGTTGCCCCAGCGGTCGCCCCGATGCGCCTTGATCAGTGCGAAGTCGGCGCGGATCGGGTATTCGAGCACATAGTGCCGGCCATCGATCTCGCGCGTCTCCTTGCCCTTGGCCAGTTCGGTGCCGTAGCCGGTCGGGGTGAAGATCGCGCCCAGGCCGTTGCCGGCGGCATGGATGCGCGCGGCCAGGTTGCCCTGCGGCACCAGCTCCAGCTCGATCTCGCCGGCGCGGTAGGCCGCATCGAAATGCTGCGAGTCGGCCTGGCGCGGGAACGAGCAGACGATCTTGCGCACGCGCTTGCGCTTGATCAGCGCGGCCAGGCCGG
Protein-coding regions in this window:
- the pcaG gene encoding protocatechuate 3,4-dioxygenase subunit alpha, which produces MSFQATPSQTVGPYYRLGLESLYRTEIAPAAARGARVQVSGTVFDGAGVPVADAVLEIWQADAAGIYAHRDDPRHDDHDPAFHGWGRVPTDAHGRFSFTTIKPGVVAGPKGAPQAPHLVVLVFMRGLLRAASTRLYFADAAGNGEDPILALVPPQRRDTLLAQRTAPGHYAWDVRMQGEQETVFFSY
- the pcaH gene encoding protocatechuate 3,4-dioxygenase subunit beta → MSDSTNQALLGYRKPYPGTQPPYIHPAYASTVRRGPSRDPIAIPATLSEVTGPTLDRITLGAHAADLTAGFSGEPLGERIIVSGRVLDENGQPVRDSVVEVWQCNAAGRYLHQGDQHDAPLDPNFTGTGQVLTDAHGRYRFKTIKPGAYPWRNHYNAWRPAHIHFSLHGGGIGQRLVTQMYFPGDPLLAFDPIFNCVDDAKAKARMVSAFDWENAMNEYALAYRFDIVLRGRKQTVWE
- the pcaF gene encoding 3-oxoadipyl-CoA thiolase; translation: MTDVFIIDGIRTPIGRYGGALAGVRADDLGALPIKALLARHPQLDPALLEDVYLGCANQAGEDNRNVARMSLLLAGLPFGVPGSTINRLCGSGLDAVGTVARGIRAGELGLAIAGGVESMSRAPYVMGKAATPFVREQRLEDTTMGWRFVNPEMKRLYGVESMGETAENVAARYGVSREDQDAFALRSQQRTAAAQRCGFFDGEIVPVTVPGGKRGETIEVARDEHPRADTTAEALARLKPIFRQPGTVTAGNASGINDGAAALLLASAAQVQALGLSPRARVLGFAAAGVEPAYMGIGPVPATRKLMARLGVKIEDFDAIELNEAFAAQGLACLRELGLADDAAHVNANGGAIALGHPLGMSGARLALTLLRQLEAGGGRRGLATMCIGVGQGVALAIERV
- the pcaC gene encoding 4-carboxymuconolactone decarboxylase codes for the protein MDEKQRYDAGLQVRKAVLGEAHVERSLAARTDFTSEFQEFITRTAWGTVWTRDGLPRHTRSLLTLAMMVALGHDEEFKLHVRAARNNGVTADEIKEVLLQAAIYCGVPAANHAFALAGPILEEQSADTP
- a CDS encoding 3-carboxy-cis,cis-muconate cycloisomerase, with translation MSSSLSLLSPLFGDPDIDALFDDAARVQGMLDVEAALAQAEARCGVIPEAAVAPIQAACQARQYDLGALGQATALAGNPAIPLVKALTARVEAADVDAARWVHWGATSQDVIDSGSVLQLRAALDVLQPKLAALCDALRALAQRERDTGLPGRTLLQQAVPVTFGLKAAGWLDALQRAQRRLQALREDALVLQFGGAAGTLASLQTQGLDVAQALAQALRLPLPALPWHAARDRIVEVGSAFALLAGTLGKIATDIVLLMQSEVAEAFEPAAAGKGGSSAMPHKRNPVGCVAAIAAATRVPGLVSTLYAALPQPHERAAGQWHAEWETVPEIVRLSAGSLAQMRSVIDGLELDRARMRTHLDSHGGLLYAEAVSVALAATLGKAAAHALVEESARHALQQGLHLREVLAADARVSAVLDGDRLRALFAADSWRGMADAWIDRVLANG
- the pcaD gene encoding 3-oxoadipate enol-lactonase → MPFLDLPSHRLHYRLDGSEGKPWLTFCNSLGTDLHMWDAQIDALAPHFRLLRYDRRGHGASGVPAGAYRVDDLGGDVLALWDALRIERSHFCGLSIGGLTGQWLGLHAGARLQRLVVSATAQKIGSEDSWRARIAQVQAEGLAALAAATRERWFTAAFAALHPQRLDSIIASFLATSPEGYAACCHAVATADFRDRLGALAVPLLAIAGDDDPVCPPQDLRAIAEAVQHGRYAQVPGRHICNVESAPAFNQHLREFLQHP